A stretch of Pomacea canaliculata isolate SZHN2017 linkage group LG6, ASM307304v1, whole genome shotgun sequence DNA encodes these proteins:
- the LOC112566215 gene encoding single-minded homolog 2-like translates to MKEKSKNAARTRREKENAEFYELAKLLPLPSAITSQLDKASIIRLSTSYLKMRAVFPDGLGDAWGQRTPPRTPMEKELGSHLLQTLDGFIFVVAPDGKIMYISETASVHLGLSQVELTGGSIYEYIHPADHDEMTALLTVHHPYHAHILQDIEIERSFFLRMKCVLAKRNAGLTAGGYKVIHCSGYLKIKQYTMDIAPYDGCYQNVGLVAVGHSLPPSAVTEIKMFSNMFMFRASLDLKLIFLDARVAALTGYEPQDLIEKTLYHYIHACDILHMRYAHHTLLLKGQVTTKYYRFLAKDGGWVWMQSYATIVHNSRSSRPHCIVSVNYVLSEVMNKDCQIQLEQTLTAKELSPYSAMSERTRTSSTGGGGGKTRPPRSKSRRSPYPQFSSTPGDTGEGSQDYQDKPFTDYMATAATSSDVVGVQTYHSMMYGHTSDSMDRYSALYSTPYPHPGVAMYRDAACVYSYPSASAAHQRYLDDRSPYRGYEERFYPARDPAAYPGYLSSNAAIQSAAVAATNSRLSQEAAAALSRELAAAAAAAAQVGESGWWGWWWWRWGARVHPVIRRLPVVRSVLALELAGQLVQRPTLRRALQQPLRVVGVRGGRVQQRGVREAAALGRRRPAERRAVSWRNKYEPLMDSHLTKEGVTYKSHEQQKQQQQQQGGSAGAIQALSPPLHHPQRPHHQHLHHQQQQQQQQQHVTQRESSVPHPVIMRRRSSTSTYTTATATATSDNRIVTNGNGGGGSVSGGGGGGSAGGTVTNGGVGTAGGGAGVGSSSTDYSNTSDNTAHRPRLQPQVPLGGDLW, encoded by the exons ATGAAGGAGAAGTCAAAGAATGCCGCCAGGACGCGCCGCGAGAAGGAGAATGCCGAGTTCTACGAGCTGGCCAAGCTGCTGCCGCTCCCGTCGGCCATCACCAGCCAGCTGGACAAGGCCTCCATCATCAGGCTCTCCACCTCCTACCTCAAGATGCGCGCCGTCTTCCCGGACG GTCTGGGAGATGCCTGGGGCCAGAGGACTCCACCCAGGACACCCATGGAGAAGGAACTCGGCTCGCATTTGTTGCAG ACGCTGGATGGCTTCATCTTCGTGGTAGCTCCCGACGGCAAAATCATGTACATCTCCGAGACAGCATCCGTCCATCTCGGCCTCTCGCAG GTGGAGCTTACGGGTGGAAGTATTTACGAGTACATCCACCCAGCTGACCACGACGAGATGACAGCCCTGCTCACCGTCCACCACCCCTACCACGCCCACATCCTGCAAG ATATCGAGATCGAGCGATCCTTCTTCCTACGAATGAAGTGTGTTCTTGCCAAGCGCAATGCAGGGCTGACCGCCGGCGGTTacaag GTGATCCACTGCTCTGGCTACCTGAAGATCAAACAGTACACCATGGACATCGCGCCCTACGACGGCTGCTACCAGAATGTGGGGCTGGTGGCGGTGGGCCACTCGTTGCCGCCGTCGGCGGTGACGGAGATCAAGATGTTCTCCAACATGTTTATGTTCCGCGCCTCCCTCGACCTCAAGCTCATCTTCCTGGATGCCAG GGTGGCGGCGCTGACAGGATACGAGCCTCAGGACCTGATAGAGAAGACGCTGTACCACTACATCCACGCCTGCGACATCCTGCACATGCGCTACGCACACCACACGC TGCTGCTGAAGGGACAGGTGACCACCAAGTACTACCGCTTCCTGGCCAAAGATGGCGGGTGGGTGTGGATGCAGAGTTATGCCACCATCGTCCACAACAGTCGATCCTCCCGTCCACACTGCATCGTTAGTGTCAACTACGTCCTCAG CGAGGTGATGAACAAGGACTGCCAGATACAGCTGGAGCAGACCCTGACGGCCAAGGAGCTGTCGCCCTACTCCGCCATGTCTGAACGCACTCGCACCAGCAGCACGGGAGGCGGGGGAGGCAAGACTCGACCTCCACGCAGCAAGTCTCGCCGTTCCCCCTACCCACAGTTCAGCTCCACACCCGGCGACACCGGCGAGGGCAGCCAGGACTACCAGGACAAGCCCTTCACCGACTACATGGCCACTGCAGCCACCAGCAGCGACGTGGTCGGGGTGCAGACCTACCACAGCATGATGTACGGACACACCAGCGACAGCATGGACCGCTACAGCGCCCTCTACTCCACCCCATACCCGCACCCCGGGGTGGCCATGTACAGAGACGCAGCCTGCGTGTACTCCTACCCCTCCGCCTCCGCCGCTCACCAGCGCTACCTGGACGATCGGTCTCCCTACCGAGGCTACGAGGAGCGCTTCTACCCAGCCAGGGACCCTGCCGCCTACCCGGGGTATCTGTCGTCTAATGCTGCCATTCAAAGTGCAGCCGTGGCGGCCACGAACTCGCGCTTGAGCCAGGAGGCGGCGGCGGCCCTCAGCCGCGAACTAgcggcggcagcagcagcagcagcacaggtGGGGGAGTCtgggtggtgggggtggtggtggtggcggtggggtGCTAGGGTCCACCCAGTCATACGCAGACTTCCGGTCGTCCGGTCAGTGCTCGCGCTCGAGCTCGCGGGACAACTCGTACAGCGCCCAACACTACGCCGCGCCCTACAGCAACCGCTCCGAGTCGTCGGCGTCCGAGGTGGACGTGTGCAGCAGCGAGGAGTACGAGAAGCAGCGGCACTCGGGCGGCGGCGGCCAGCGGAGCGGCGAGCGGTCAGCTGGCGGAACAAGTACGAGCCGCTGATGGACTCGCATTTGACCAAGGAGGGGGTCACCTACAAAAGCCACGAACAgcagaaacagcagcaacaacagcagggAGGTAGTGCTGGAGCTATACAAGCCTtatcccctcccctccaccacccACAGCGACCACACCACCAACATCTTCAtcaccaacaacagcagcaacaacaacaacagcatgtCACGCAACGTGAATCGTCCGTACCTCACCCCGTCATCATGCGTCGTcgctcctccacctccacctacACCACAGCCACCGCCACGGCTACCAGCGACAACAGAATCGTCACCAAcggcaatggtggtggtggtagtgttagtggtggcggcggtggtggtagtGCAGGAGGTACTGTCACCAACGGCGGTGTCGGAACTGCCGGAGGTGGGGCTGGTGTCGGGTCTAGCAGCACGGACTACAGcaacaccagtgacaacacAGCCCACAGGCCCCGCCTTCAGCCACAAGTCCCCCTCGGTGGCGACCTCTGGTAG